One window from the genome of Carassius carassius chromosome 15, fCarCar2.1, whole genome shotgun sequence encodes:
- the LOC132157972 gene encoding ceramide synthase 2-like: MLEWVSEVFWQERLWFPEGLGWADLEDRDGQVYAKARDLWVALPIAVLFLVIRQVFERYVATPLASLLGLKETVRRRVTHNLTLESYYCNTAKNPTQSSVEKLSEQTGWAERQVQRWFRRRRNQDRPNLLKKFCEASWRFAFYLLAFIGGLVALIDKPWLYDLEEMWKGFPTLMLLPSQYWYYMLELGFYTSLLFSVASDVKRKDFREQVIHHVATILLISFSWCVNYIRAGTLIMFMHDSADYLLESAKMFNYARWKNACNYIFILFAVIFIVTRLIIFPFRIMYCTWVYPVTLYPPFFGYYFFNGLLMVLLCLHSFWAALIIRLAFRFLSSNSSVEDERSDREETDESEEEEQMKNGEIKTNRAAQNGHATYNNNHSKKTE; encoded by the exons ATGCTGGAGTGGGTGAGTGAGGTCTTCTGGCAGGAGCGTCTGTGGTTCCCCGAGGGACTGGGATGGGCTGATCTGGAGGACCGTGATGGACAGGTCTATGCGAAGGCACGGGATTTGTGGGTGGCCCTGCCAATCGCCGTCCTGTTTCTAGTGATTCGACAGGTCTTTGAAAG ATATGTTGCTACACCGCTAGCCTCTCTCCTGGGCTTGAAGGAAACAGTCCGACGGCGAGTTACACACAACCTCACGCTGGAGTCCTACTATTGCAACACAGCTAAAAACCCCACACAG AGTTCAGTGGAGAAACTGAGCGAGCAGACGGGATGGGCAGAGAGACAGGTCCAGCGCTGGTTCAGGAGGCGCAGGAATCAGGACAGACCCAACCTTCTCAAGAAGTTCTGTGAGGCCAG CTGGAGATTTGCCTTTTATCTCCTGGCCTTCATCGGTGGTCTTGTTGCACTAATAGAT AAACCCTGGTTGTATGATTTAGAGGAGATGTGGAAAGGCTTCCCCACTCTG atgctCCTGCCGTCTCAGTACTGGTACTACATGTTGGAGCTGGGTTTCTACACCTCTCTGCTCTTCAGTGTGGCGTCTGACGTCAAGCGCAAA GACTTCAGAGAGCAGGTCATCCATCACGTGGCCACCATCCTGCTGATCAGCTTCTCCTGGTGTGTGAACTACATCCGAGCGGGAACGCTCATCATGTTCATGCACGACTCGGCCGATTATCTGCTGGAG tcagCTAAGATGTTTAACTACGCCAGATGGAAGAACGCATGCAACTACATCTTCATCCTGTTCGCTGTGATCTTCATCGTCACACGCCTCATCATCTTCCCTTTCCG GATCATGTATTGCACATGGGTGTATCCCGTGACCCTGTACCCTCCGTTCTTCGGATATTACTTCTTTAACGGGCTGCTGATGGTTCTGCTGTGTCTGCACAGCTTCTGGGCCGCGCTCATCATACGCTTGGCCTTCCGCTTCTTGAGCAGTAAC TCGTCGGTAGAAGACGAGAGGTCCGATCGAGAGGAGACGGACGAGTCCGAGGAGGAAGAACAGATGAAAAATGGAGAGATAAAGACCAACAGGGCAGCTCAGAACGGCCACGCGACATATAACAACAACCACTCTAAAAAAACTGAGTGA